One window of Acanthochromis polyacanthus isolate Apoly-LR-REF ecotype Palm Island chromosome 19, KAUST_Apoly_ChrSc, whole genome shotgun sequence genomic DNA carries:
- the LOC127531161 gene encoding transmembrane protein 273-like: protein MRAFETYGCLSAVIRAVLITDWLLMSVRGDGADSEEQLEIKYVLIGCGIGLFLVVGFILMKVCIIRKQVCETEKPHQSAPSHLSQSERHVTRVSSDL, encoded by the exons ATGAGAGCATTTGAGACATATGGGTGTTTGTCAGCTGTCATCAGGGCTGTTCTTATCACTG ACTGGTTGCTGATGAGTGTGAGGGGAGATGGAGCAGATTCTGAAGAACAACTAG AAATTAAGTACGTTCTGATCGGATGTGGGATCGGCCTGTTCCTAGTTGTTGGATTCATTCTGATGAAGGTCTGCATCATCAGGAAGCAAGTGTGTGAAACAGAAAAG CCTCATCAGAGTGCTCCGAGCCacctcagccaatcagagcgtcACGTGACGAGGGTGTCCAGTGACTTGTGA